In Armatimonadota bacterium, the genomic stretch CAAGGTTCAAAAATACAAGAGTGAGAATGCTAGATTCTCACTCTTGAAGCGGGATTTTTTGATGAATGATTAGGCTGTGACAGCGGAGAATTCTCGAACCGAACTCACCACATGGTTAATCTCTTCATCTGTCAGATATTGATGCACTGGCAAGCTCAAAACCTCGTTGCTTGTCTGCTCCGTGATCGGAAGGCTGCCCTTCGCGGCGAGGTGCTGGTACGGCTTGTGATAGTGCAGCGGCACCGGATAATAAATCATGGAGTCGATTTCCCGTTCCTTTAGATAGGCTTGCAACTCGTCCCGCCGACTAGATCGAATGGTGAACTGGTGCCAGGTGTGGTTGTTGCCATTGAGAGTGACCGGCACCTCAACACCCGAACCTTGCAGCCCCGCAATGAGCTTAGCGGCAACGGCTTGACGTGCTGTATTCCAACTTTCGAGCTGGGTCAACTTATGCCGGAGGATCGCTGCTTGAAGCTCTGCCATTCGGCTCGTGTAGCCAATGTGATCGTAGTAATATCGTTCGCGGCCCATTCCATGCACACGCATCGACCGGCAAGTTTCCGCGACACCGTCGTGATCAGTGATAATCATTCCGCCATCACCAGCCGCGCCGAGATTCTTGGTGACATAGAAACTGATTCCGGCAGAGTGCCCGTATCGTCCGGCGTACTTGCCGTTGCAGTGGCTTCCAATGGCTTGAGCGGCATCTTCGAGCACCAAAATTCCGTGCTTCTCGGCCACCGCATTGATGGCTGCCATATCAGCCAGCTGACCCCAAAGGTGCACCGGCACGATCGCCTTAGTTCGCGAAGTGATCGCCGCTTCAATCTTTGTAGGGTCGATCATCTGATCTTCAGCGCGGATGTCGACGAAAACAGGAGTTGCGCCGGTCTGGATGATCGCCTCAATCGTTGCGACGAACGTGAAGGAAACAGTTATGACCTCATCACCAGGACCGATTCCGGCAGCGTCCATCATGATCCGCAGGGCATCCGTACCGCTGTTCACGGCAATCGCATGCTTCGCTCCGTGATACTTGGCGACCTCTTCTTCCAGCCCTTTGTTGTGCTTGCCCAGTACGTACGCGCCGGTCGACAAAATTTCTTTGAGGTCGGCATCGATCTTGTCTTGAAGGTCAATGTACTGGCGCTTAATGTCTAAGAATGGAACTCGCATCGGTTTCTCCGCACAACATTGTGTGATTGTCTCAATTGTACTTCAACGCGCCATGCACCCCGACGTGTTAAACTGGTTTCTAGCATGCCACTAGTAGGAAAGGTCGGCCGAAAACGAGCTCGGGCTCGAATCGCGATGGGAGTGATTTACACCATCTTGATTTTGGGCGCCTTGACGACGATCTACCCTTTCCTTCTCATGGTCACCACCGGATTCACCGGCCCCACTGACCAAAACGAGAACAAGCTCATTCCAGCGTTTTGGAGCGATGCACAGAAAGTTGAAGACAAGTTCTTCGACGACAAATATGCTGGTAACGCAAGTTATTTGGCGATGGTAAAAGCTAGGCCAGAAGACGGAAAGCAACTCGCCGAATACGAGAAATTCCTAACAGAGTTGGATCCGATGCAGTGGCACGCAGGATTTCGAACCGCGCCGAACCAGGTGACCTCAAAACTATCCCTGAAATATCAATCTTGGTTGCGCGATAAATTTTCTTCAATTGACAAGCTCAACGTCGCCTACATCGAAGAGAACATCGCGTTTCAAACTGTCCAGCCGCCAATAGAACAGCTCGACAAGAAAGGGTGGAAACCGCGCGTGGGGCAAAAATGGGCTGACTGGTTGGAATTCAAGAAGTCGCTCGGTCCCGAATTCCGAATCCCAATGCTCCGGTCCAGAATGGTCCAGGAGTACATTCGGGCCAAGTACCAGAACCAGATTGGACAAGTTCCGCCCGAAATCGCGGGTCCTGCCAAGACCTTTGAGGAACTGCGAATTGATCCCCAATCGGAAATTTTCAAAGAATTCGAGGCGAAGGCACTGCCAGATGGCCTGAAAGACGGTGGTCCGGAAGCTAGATGGGATGCCAAATTTGGAACGGTCATGCCGGTCCGGTCTTTCGATCAGCAATTCGTCGTCGCCCACAGTAGCGAGATCAAATCAGAATTCACCTCACGTAACTATCGCTACGTTCTGGACTACATGCTTATCAACGGGCGTGCGATCGCGAACACAGCGCTATTTTGTTGCCTTGTCATCCTCACCCACCTCATCGTAAACCCTTTAGCGGCGTACGCGCTGAGCCGGTACCCGCTCCCCTCTTCTGGGAAGATTCTCATTTTCTTGCTCGCGACAATGGCCTTTCCAGCAGAAGTGGCGATGATCCCCTCGTTCCTTTTGCTAAAGGACCTGCATTTGCTGAATACCTTTGCCGCGTTAGTTCTGCCCGGAGCGGCAAGCGGCTATATGATTTTCTTGCTCAAAGGGTTCTTTGACAGCTTGCCGCAGGAACTCTATGAGAGCGGTCAGCTTGATGGCGCTAAGGAGTGGACAATGCTGCGCAAGATCGCCTTGCCGTTGAGCAAGCCCGTATTGGGCTACCTCGCGTTGCTCAGCTTCATGGGTGCTTACGGTGCCTTCATGTATGCGTTTTTGGTCTGCCAAGACCGTTCGATGTGGACGATCATGGTGTTCATTTATCAACTCCAGAACACTGCACCAAAGGCCGTGATGATGGCCGCGGTCACCATCGCCGCTATTCCAACTTTGATCGTGTTCTTGCTTTGCCAGCGCGTGATCATGCGTGGCATCGTTTTGCCGGGTGAACGCTGATTTATGAACATTGTTAGGCTCATCGAGAAGAAGCGTGACGGTGGAGAGCACACCAGAGAAGAGATTCAATTTATCGTCGAAGCGGCCGCCGCTTATGAAACGCGCCCAGACTATGAAGGATCGCCGAATGGTGTCAGCAAAGCTCAACTCGCGGCATGGCTGATGGCCGTAGTTTGGCGTGGAATGACTCTCGACGAGACCGCGCTGCTCACCCAAGCGATGGCAGAGTCGGGCGATCAGCTCAATCTCGATGGGCTTCCAAAACCGTGGGCCGATAAGCACAGCACTGGCGGAGTCGGTGACAAAACCACTTTGGTGGTGCTCCCAATGATGGCCGCGTGCGGTTTGACCTCCGTGAAAATGAGTGGTCGCGGACTTGGCAAAACCGGTGGAACCATCGACAAACTCGAGTCGATCCCAGGTTTTAGAACCAACTTGTCGCTTGAGGAAATGAAGTCACAGGCTGCAAAAATCGGGATTGCTTTGACGGGCCAGAGCGGGCAATTGACTCCTGCCGATAAAACCCTGTATGCATTGCGCGATGTGACGGGGACCGTTGCCAGCATCCCGCTCATCGCGAGTAGTGTCATCAGCAAGAAAATCGCTGGCGGGGCGGAAGTGATCTCAATCGACCTCAAATGCGGTTCTGGAGCCTTCATGGCGGACATCGAATCGGCCAGAAACTTAGGGCAGACGATGATCGAAATCGGGAAGCGGCTCGGACGAAAAGTGGGGGTCGAAATCACCGATATGGACCAGCCATTGGGGCGCGCCGCCGGAAATTTGAATGAAGTTCAGGAAGCAATTTGGACGCTTTCGAACGACGGGCCGAAGCGGTTTACAGAGCTTTGTATCGAACTTTGCGCGGGCGCGCTGCTCGCCGCTGGAAAAGCAAACAACCCTGATGACGCTCGGGAGAAATCGGAACAATCGCTGATCAGCGGCCGAGCTCTTGCCTTGTGTGCAGAGTGGTTCAAAACTCAAGGGTCGACGCTTTCTCTAGAGGAGATTTGTGCCCTGCCGCTAGCGGCGCATGAGGTCAATGTTTGCGCGCCAAGAGCAGGTTGGATTTCGCGAATTTCAGCGGATGCTGTCGGTCAGGCAGTGGTAGATCTCGGAGGAGGACGCCATGGTCTCGACGACCAAATTAACCATTTGGTTGGAATCAGCACCCTCAATGAGATCGGTGAGGAAGTAGAGTGTGGTCAGCCGATCTTTGAGATTCGTGCCGCGACTGAAGAAAGTGCTCAATCCGCCGAATTGGCACTATCCGCCGCGATCGAAATCTCCGATAATCCGGTTGAACGTCGCCCGGTTGTGATCGAAAAGCTGAGTTAAGACCTGCATGAACCTTCCAAAAATTACCGTTATCACACCGAGTTTCAACCAGGGCCAGTATCTGGAGGAAACACTTTTTTCTATCATTTCCCAGCGATATCCGAATCTCGAATTGATTGTGATTGATGGCGGTTCCACGGACAATTCCGTTGAAGTCATCAAGAAATTTGCTGATCAAATCACCTTTTGGGTCAGCGAAAAGGACTCGGGGCAGACGAATGCGATCAACAAGGGGCTCGCCAAAGCAACTGGTGATATC encodes the following:
- a CDS encoding DegT/DnrJ/EryC1/StrS family aminotransferase, coding for MRVPFLDIKRQYIDLQDKIDADLKEILSTGAYVLGKHNKGLEEEVAKYHGAKHAIAVNSGTDALRIMMDAAGIGPGDEVITVSFTFVATIEAIIQTGATPVFVDIRAEDQMIDPTKIEAAITSRTKAIVPVHLWGQLADMAAINAVAEKHGILVLEDAAQAIGSHCNGKYAGRYGHSAGISFYVTKNLGAAGDGGMIITDHDGVAETCRSMRVHGMGRERYYYDHIGYTSRMAELQAAILRHKLTQLESWNTARQAVAAKLIAGLQGSGVEVPVTLNGNNHTWHQFTIRSSRRDELQAYLKEREIDSMIYYPVPLHYHKPYQHLAAKGSLPITEQTSNEVLSLPVHQYLTDEEINHVVSSVREFSAVTA
- a CDS encoding carbohydrate ABC transporter permease codes for the protein MPLVGKVGRKRARARIAMGVIYTILILGALTTIYPFLLMVTTGFTGPTDQNENKLIPAFWSDAQKVEDKFFDDKYAGNASYLAMVKARPEDGKQLAEYEKFLTELDPMQWHAGFRTAPNQVTSKLSLKYQSWLRDKFSSIDKLNVAYIEENIAFQTVQPPIEQLDKKGWKPRVGQKWADWLEFKKSLGPEFRIPMLRSRMVQEYIRAKYQNQIGQVPPEIAGPAKTFEELRIDPQSEIFKEFEAKALPDGLKDGGPEARWDAKFGTVMPVRSFDQQFVVAHSSEIKSEFTSRNYRYVLDYMLINGRAIANTALFCCLVILTHLIVNPLAAYALSRYPLPSSGKILIFLLATMAFPAEVAMIPSFLLLKDLHLLNTFAALVLPGAASGYMIFLLKGFFDSLPQELYESGQLDGAKEWTMLRKIALPLSKPVLGYLALLSFMGAYGAFMYAFLVCQDRSMWTIMVFIYQLQNTAPKAVMMAAVTIAAIPTLIVFLLCQRVIMRGIVLPGER
- a CDS encoding thymidine phosphorylase, with translation MNIVRLIEKKRDGGEHTREEIQFIVEAAAAYETRPDYEGSPNGVSKAQLAAWLMAVVWRGMTLDETALLTQAMAESGDQLNLDGLPKPWADKHSTGGVGDKTTLVVLPMMAACGLTSVKMSGRGLGKTGGTIDKLESIPGFRTNLSLEEMKSQAAKIGIALTGQSGQLTPADKTLYALRDVTGTVASIPLIASSVISKKIAGGAEVISIDLKCGSGAFMADIESARNLGQTMIEIGKRLGRKVGVEITDMDQPLGRAAGNLNEVQEAIWTLSNDGPKRFTELCIELCAGALLAAGKANNPDDAREKSEQSLISGRALALCAEWFKTQGSTLSLEEICALPLAAHEVNVCAPRAGWISRISADAVGQAVVDLGGGRHGLDDQINHLVGISTLNEIGEEVECGQPIFEIRAATEESAQSAELALSAAIEISDNPVERRPVVIEKLS